The segment CGCACGGCGGCCAGGTGTCGGCGATCCTGGCGCTGCACAACGCGCTGACCCACTGGGGCGCGCCGATCGTCGCGACGGGTTCGACCGAGCCGGTGCTGTTCAAGCCGAACAACGGCAACCCGTACGGCGCGTCGGCGGTGGTCGGCGCGAACCCGGGCGTGGTGGCGGACGAGAACCTGGAGGCCGCGGCCTTCCAGGCCCGCCGGACCCTCGAGGTCGCGTCGGTGCTGAAGACCCTGGACGGCCGGTGACCGCCGTGCTCGCGGCCCCCGCCGCCCGCCTGGACGAGGCCCTGGTCGACGCGTACCTGGAGCGGATCGGCGCCGAGCGCCCGGCCCGGCCGGACCTGCGCGCGCTGGCCGAGCTGCAGGAACGGCACGTGCTGTCGGTCCCGTTCGAGAACCTGGACTACCACCTCGACCGGGAGATCCACCTGGACGCCCGGGTCGTCGACAAGATCGTCCGGGACGGCCGGGGCGGCGCCTGCTACGAGGTGAACCCGGCGTTCGGCCTGCTGCTGGAGGCGCTCGGCTACCGGGTCCGGATCCTCGCCGCCCGGGTCCGCCGCCCGGACGGCCTGGGCGCGCCGCTGGGGCACCTGCTGCTCCGGGTGGACGTCGACGGCGTCGGTCACCTGGTGGACGTCGGCTTCCGCCGGGTCAGCCGCCGGCCGCTGCCGCTGGACACCACCGCGCCGCAGCCCGACGCCGAGGGCGTCTTCGCCGTCACCGAACCGTTCGACGGCGAACAGGACCTGCTGCTGGACGGCGCCCCGCTCTACCGGGTCGACCTGCGCGAGCGCGACCTGGGCCAGTTCCGGCCCTCGCTCTGGTGGTTCCGCACCTCGCCGGACTCACCGTTCCTGCACGACCTGTTCTGCTCGCTGCCCACCGCCGACGGGCGGGTGACCCTCAAGGGCACCCGGCTGACCCTGCGGACGGCCGACGGGCAGCGTACGGTCGAGGAGTTGGACGGCGACGAGGCGGTACGGGACGCCTACCTGACCCACTTCGGGATCGCGCTCGCGCGGCTCCCGAGGATCCCCGTGCTCCCGGCCGGCTCGTCCGGCATCCAGGTCGAGTGAGCGCCGAGCAAGCCCAGGTCGAGCAACTGCCCACCCGCAAGCCC is part of the Kitasatospora setae KM-6054 genome and harbors:
- a CDS encoding arylamine N-acetyltransferase family protein, whose amino-acid sequence is MTAVLAAPAARLDEALVDAYLERIGAERPARPDLRALAELQERHVLSVPFENLDYHLDREIHLDARVVDKIVRDGRGGACYEVNPAFGLLLEALGYRVRILAARVRRPDGLGAPLGHLLLRVDVDGVGHLVDVGFRRVSRRPLPLDTTAPQPDAEGVFAVTEPFDGEQDLLLDGAPLYRVDLRERDLGQFRPSLWWFRTSPDSPFLHDLFCSLPTADGRVTLKGTRLTLRTADGQRTVEELDGDEAVRDAYLTHFGIALARLPRIPVLPAGSSGIQVE